The stretch of DNA GATTCACAAATAGGTGATAAATgtagagggtttttttttttttactccccaTCAGTCTGGCACAGCCATCACTACTGCAAAGGGGCCAAGGAAATGAGCTGTCACATCTATCAAAGCTCCCTCTGCAACCCCCGGTGCAAAAATCAATCAAGAGGTCATCAGCACTGGAGAGACAAAATAACGTAAAAAGCTAAAGAACTGTGGATGCAAATATTGCTGGGAGTCAAGTCTGGACCTGTGGGGACCTCAGCGTCCAGATACCCAGTCTGAGACCTTCAACGTAAATGGCAACTTCCCACGCCGCTCAGTAGCCAGTCTGTGGGATGAAAATACACGCCTTTTGCCATATGTGCGCACAGTCTACACCGCCGACGCACCGGTAGCAGCGCCGGCGTCACACGGAGAAGGACCCGCTGTCAACAAACCAAACCCCGGCAAACAAACACTTCACGTTCACTCTCACTACGTCGTGCAGTCCCCAACCGCCGCCGCCCCGCTTACCTCCGATGGTGACCCGTTTTGTCTTTCTTCCCCTTCGGCCTCCTCTTTCTGGCCTGAATGGCCATCACTGCCGGGGTGAGGATGCGTTTATCCACGGGCATGACCGACGTCCGAGTACGGGGAAGGGTGTAGGAGGGACGGGGagagagaacaaacacacatcatcaggCTCTAAATCTGGCTGGCAAGGGTCATTTAGCGTCGTGTAGCGAGTCCTAGTAGGCTTTCTACTGGCGTAACTTCCGCCACCTTTCATGTTTAAAACAACCAGAAGTGGGGTAGCAAAGCCGAGTTAAAGGCTGAGGGATACGCACCTTTCCTGGAGctcatgtttcctcctcttcccctcagcaggagcaggcagagcggcggcagcagccggaatctctctctctctctctgtctctctctctctctctcacacacacacacacacacacacctctctacCTTTGGATGACACGCGCTCCCTCTGTCGTTTGCAGCTGGAGTCGCGTGCAGTCCTGCGTGGACCTGCGCCACAACTGCACAATGTATTTGATAGGTAGAGTTTTTTTCTGAGTGTGGTTATCCCTCATGAAATGGTAGAAAATATAATGTAACAagaaaaatttacaaaattcatcgttcaaaaaaagaaaaagaaaatctaaatccTATAGGTTAGGCTACTTGTACTACAGTACATTTTCCTGAAGAACTGTAGCCTCATTCGGTAGCCTACAGTTTTTAGGTATTTTCTTCACTTAGTATTTCCAGTTTGTGCTGCTTTGCTCTCCACACTTTACATTCAAAACATGAGCAGCTGTCAAGCAGTTATGAAGTGTGACGCACTGCTGTAGATTAAACTAGTCTACAATTATAAAGTGGTTAAAATTGACCAATGaacaaataatgaaatgctGACTTTTACCTTTGTTAAATATTGCAAAAACGTCTGTACTTCACTTCAATTGAATTTTGCAGGTAATataacattgtaaaaaaaatacttgtgatatttcactttttttcttcagtagATAATATTTCTTTACATGGATAGCATTTGGTTGCCCTGGTGGCCTGGGGGTACAGCATGCTGATCATGAACTGTAACGTTGCTGCTTTTatgttgcatgtcattccccatctTTCCGTGTTTCCTGTCATTTTGCTGCTGACTCTctaataaaagtataaaataccccccaaaaattattatattaaaatgataagCTAAGACCTCACTATAGACATTTTGTCTCAAAGAAAAGCAACCTACTTTACTGCATGATGTTTAAAGCAACACAGGGAgccaaaaagaaacaaaactgaggTGCAGCAGTTTAGCAGTGAACCTAATCTTGTTCTCCTCAGCTGCGTTACACTTTTACAAAGCACCTATGTACTGTATCACTACAAAAGCTTGGTAGCAAGCCCGGGGTGCTGCTTCTATATTATTTATAGcgagttgtgtgttttttgtattgCTGTCTACAGCCTACTCTGCTTTGTGCTATTTCAACAAGGTTTGTTGGACATTTGACTtagattttgatgttttatcGGGTCTCATCTTCAATCTTTCATGATGCTCAACAGATCTGTTACTCGAGGTTATTATGAGAAACAGCAGGGTCattaataatgtgaaatttTTAGTTTCCCTACAGACAATTGAGAATTGGACTTGTGTTTATGGATAACAATATCTGTTAAGACCACATAAAGCTCCTTTGCTAAGTCTGAGATCACAAAAGATTTCATTACCAGAGTGCCAAGGTCCACATTTGTGACTAGAGGTGCAATAGTTATAATCTCAAGCCCCTTACATGTTTACAAAAGAGTTCAAATATCAAGTAAAAGACTGTGTAGGCATTAACAAGGCTTTGTTCCCTCTAACTGTATTTGCAAATCCATATCACCATTACCAGAAAATATGATTTGACACCTTGTAACTCCATCCTGGATTCTGTCATTGTAAACCAcccatttctctctcatttcattCACTTAGCAGCAGTAACTGAAAGAGGATATCGTACAGGTTTTTGCTCAGGGACATTTCATATCTAAATATGGGATATATTCGGCTTTAGTGAGTCTATGCAGAGAATCATAAGCAGGGACATTTTACTGCTGAACTTACCACTACTCCCATTTTAATTTAGAAGTCATGAGATGGAAAAGTGACAGCAAAGGGTTTCAAGTAGCCTACCAAAATATTTGAATTTCCGCACCTTCACGAGGGAGGTGGTCGGCTAtttaatcactgcagctcaccATTCAGTTAAATTATACTTTCACTCATGTAAAATGTGATTGGCAATACTAATGATGGTCGAATGGGATATTAGCAAAATGGAGGATTATCAGCCAGTATTGTCCTTACCTGTCAAGGTAAGGACTTTAACCCTCACGACTAATTAGCCGTATTTGTCTGCTACAAAAGTGTAGCCATGATTGCAGCACTTAGATATAACTGTTTGAAAGCagatgtgtgttcatgtgctcaaagagaaaaaaaaaacagtatatttTAAGAGAACTGTAATTCACCATgccaaacagacaaactgacttATTTGCTAGTTTATTAATTATACTGCCATCTAGCACCACAGTAATACATCCTATCTTTATATATTATTAGAACTGAGGTACTGATTCAGCTTTATCGTCATTTTGGAGGTGATCTATCATCTGTCCTCAGCGAAAAGGATGGTAAAAAATATGAATGCCTCTCAGCATAAGGCAATACATTGCATCAGCACTAAAAACTAAAGCCTGCTAATAAAGTTCTTTATTGGGGAGTACAGGTTTAACAGGCATATTTAAGAGCCAATCACATTCCCCTGTTCCATTGAATTACAAACtattacagattttaaaaaaatattacagtcTAAAAGTAAAATCATAATACTCCTactcttttaattatttttcagtatCCTCACATTCCCCTACCTTTCACTCTGATAAGAACTGACCTTACATAGCATCAATCTCTCCATGTCAATgttcaaacaagaaaacaaaataaataagaaagtaaataaaaagtaaaataaatggtTGATATTTCCCAAATAATTTGTCAGAGCTGCCTATCATGTCACACATGATCTTTCctgtttcagaaaaaaagacattcttAAGCCACTGAGAGGTGATCTGGCTTTCTACTGAAGTCACCAATTATTGCAATAAAGGGGCAGTTCTTAATTCTTGTCTTAAATATTATGGACATAAAATTGTCTTACCATGGCATCTAGCTAgctgtacctaataaactgacaccTGAGTGTATCTTGCACAACAAGATCTGTGATCTGTGGTGGGAGGGTTTTGGCTCATTTCACTGAGTTAATGTTATCGCTGCTtgatttattgtgtattttaccACCACAGATTACTTCACGTTCAGTGAGTAATCCATGTGGTTAAACCGAGGGCATTCAACACCTCTATGGTTAAAAGGCACCGctgggattcgaacccaggatctcctgtttactaGACAGGCGCTTTAACCAACTAAGCCACGGCGCCGTTGTCGTGCCCTCCGCGTGTCAACCTTCACACGAGACATAGAGCTGTGCCCCTCGCTATAGGGCAGTGAGGGTCAAATGTGCCACATTCTCAAAGCGCCTCACGAAAATACAACTGATAAATAGATTCAAAGCCTATGTCCGTCTCAGGggaaaatcaaaataaaattgtgaaaaatggtcatcattttgttttcagaacaGGTGTCTTTAGTAGCCTATCATAGAAAACTGGGAAACTAGAAACTAGCAAGGTACAGTGACGTGGAAAAAACTATGTCACTGTAACTTGGTTTTGTCCATATccataaaactgtcattttttcatcTTACTAGCTGTAATCTCTAAAGTCTAACAACTTCTACAGCACTTTCTCCTCATTACCCTGCTGATATTAGGCTACATGTCTGAGCTAATCATGACCACTGGACTGGTCATGgactcctctcttctctggaGCCCTGATGGTTAGCTCATTAAAGGCCATaataagtttatttatacagcacttatCAAAATCAGAAattacaaagtgcttttcaAGGCAGgcataaaagggaaaaaagaaactacAAGTTGGGTGACAGTTTTTGCTTTTGAGTTGTTCATCTTTTCCAAAATAGACAATCTTTGAGTAAAGCTAACTCGAGGATTGACTGGTCTCTAACCACACATATACAGTGGGCGGGCTTTAAGGTAGGATCTGTATCcggcacgtacacacacacacacacacacacacacacacacatacacacacgtgtgaGAAAAGCTGTCGTTGAATCCTGCTCCGGTATCTTGTAAACCTCACCAGACACAGGTATGTTAAAGCAGCTTTCTGGGAAGAAACAACAACGCGTTTCATGTTGCTTACACCGAGGTTTGCGCTTAGCTTTGCTGCTAGCTACGCTAACCTCAACCAGTGGTGTTAGCCAGCTAATCGATGGCCATGCCGATACGCTAGCAGCTCTGCTAACTTTTTGAGTGCTCAGCAGTATCTCCATTATGTCTCTTAGTGGCTGCGTCAAGCTCGGGTCCGTGAAGAAGTCTCTGCAGGTGTTCATCAGCTCAGAGACGAGACGTGTTTCCCTGAGTCACAGTTGTCTGTTGCTGCCTCATCCACACAAACGGTAAGTAAGTTGCATCATTGTCTAGGCCATTAACGTCAGTTTTGTTGTCTTTACTCGTGTTAACACCGCAGTGCaatgttaacagctgttttttgaGCTGATTTCAGTGACATCCCCACACCTCCACAGACTTTAGAAACATGTGAATAGTCAAAAATGATGTAGCGTAGGCCAAGTTTTCCTGATATTAAGAGGAAGAGTACTTTAGCTTACACACAGCTACAAACATGTCAAGTGTGATGATTTACATTGTGATTTAATGTAAAGCAAGGATGCAAGAGTCCTGCTGACTAGGCAGCATCATATTACTAACAAACCTAACATAATAAATATGTGTTGATATTATCAGATTAGACTCGGTCAGCAGGCTATCTTCTTGATCGCTGTCTAGCTCTTTctaaaaaaatgtgatttggtAGGCACCTATATATTACTTCATGCACCCACAAGCCCCATATGGCCTTGTgtcacaatttcttttttttaattgaagatTCCTCTTTGATCTAATGTGGCTTTGATTTGTCACTTTGGACAAAAGAATCTGCCAGATGAATACATTCTTATGGCTATTTTTCCCCACTGTCATGTTGGCTCTGAAACATCACAAATTAACCTATGTGTTGTCTATTCACAGGCAGTTCTTTAGACCGGATATAAATTACAGGAGGGCCAGCGAGCTCATAGAAAGACAGTAACATCAATGAGGTGGGAGAGAAAAGTCACCCACATACAGAGTTGATCATGTTAAATCCCACCTCACTTAGAGAAAGAAATCTAGTCCAATTGGGACTTTATGGCGTCTTGGTGGCTGAGGGGTTTAAGCTGCTGACCATGTGATCTAAACATCCCGATCCCTGGTTCAAGTGCAGTAAGGGTCCTTTGCAGCATGTCAACAAAGATCCCCTCTGCACTCtctccttgttttctttcagctctgtaCTGTTCCCCCACCTAATAAAGGCAGAAATCACATCACCAGTGTATTTTTAGAAAGCTCCTTCCAGAGCCACGGAAGACATTATACAAATGTTTTTCCCAATAGGAGTATTCCCCATGATAAGTAAACCTAAATTTCAAATGCAAAATTGGTAGGGTATCCCCTTAACTGTcctctgtttatatttttgaattaaaacatgttttttgtgtccTCTCCCTTTCCAGTTTGGCTCTGATGGCTGAGTCAGAGCCTGTGCCTGTCCAGGTTGGAGAGAAGAGAGGCTGTCCAGAGAACAAAGGCGAAAACACACCATCAAAGAAACCCAGAGTAGAGAGTGATCACGAAAATGGAGGCCCTCCCCAccaagacgaggaggaggagcttgaGGGCGAGGCGGgcgaaggagaggaggatggggagACCTTTGCCAATATGATGAAGCATGGTCTCACTGAGTTGGATGTGGGCATCCTGAAGTACGTCAGTGACCATGAGGGCTTCTCAGGAATCCTGAAGGAAAGGTTCGTCCTCAAGAGTCAGTAAATATTTTGCATAAGTTTCCTCAGAATGAttcagtttggtttgtttaacAGATGATTTCTTGTGGTTTGTCCTCAGATACTCTGATTTTGTGGTGCATGAAATCAACAAACAAGGAAAGACAGTGCATTTAGACGACCTCTCCATCCCTGCCGTGGCCGAGGTAAGATACTGGATTAAATTTCAATCACAAGTTGTCTCATTAATCTTTTACTAACATGCATAGTTGTTCAAGTACGAACCTAGTCAGAGATTAAACTTGTTGTAAACTTGTTGCCATGTTTCAAATTCATCACACGTCTAGACTTGAGGTCATGGTGATAAAAATCGTTGTAAATGATATTGACAATGTTTCCAAAACTGATatttaaaggaaacatttaaCCTGTTTTCTCCAGTCCTGGATCAGGTCAGATGATGCttctctgtgttgtttcttCTATGTCAGGAAGTCCCAGAGGCTGAACAGCAGCCAAACGAATCTGATGTCCTGACTGAAGAGCAGAAGAAGGAGCTCggagagctgcagctcttcaaGAATAAAGAGGGCAATGTCTCCATTGAAGTAAGTTTATGCTTACTGGATCCCTTTATGACATCAATTAAAACTCATGTAATGCCCTTACCCTTTTCCTTAACTTCTGTAGGTGATGGATGATACAAAAGAGAAGAGGACACTGGTTCACAAAGCCATCAAGACCCAGTTTCCTGGTCTGGAGACtaagacagaagaaaaggaagggCGCAAGTTCATAGTGGCATATCACGCTGCTGGGAAGAAAGCTCTAGCAGGTATGTAGAGAGGCGACAGGACAGCGAGCGAGTCTTAGACCGTCTATAACCAGTCAATTAATTTAAAGATCAGAGAGAGGATTTAttgcatgttgttttttgtctgctGCAATGCATGTGGTCACAGCTGAAATCCAGAGCAAAATACAATGCATGCTCTTGTGCGCATGAGCATGATCCACACACCTGCATGATTCTGCCCAGATCTTTACTCATAGTGGTTTTTTTAACCAGCAGCTTTTGGTTATGGACTGACCTTGTTTTTCAGTGGAATGCTCTGATTGAGATTATGACTTGGTTTGGTCAGACCAAACGCTATAAACAAAAATAAGGAAAGCAGAGACACAATATCATGGTgcattgggaaaaaaaaaaaaacctgcaccTTTGTTGCATAAACCATTTAAATCCCACGCTCCGCTCTCAGGCCCGTGCATGAGACCTCACCTCTGACAACTCGCCCCACAGTCCATAAGAATCTCTTTCTTAGTAACATTATTCTATCCTCCTTTTGCTCTTCTCTGGTGGATAGAGGTCAAAACAACTGCAGGTAAGAACCTATTCtccacacagcacagaggaagtgGTTAAAACCCGCATTGAGTTGTGTGTTGGTAACTAGTTGTGCTTAAGATACTCTTTTAATTTCCATCTCGTCTTGCAATATAGTGATTGAAAATGATCTTGATTAAAAGCTGAGGTTTTTGGCACAAAGATGGTTTTGATTGAGGTAACCATGCTCAGAATTGTATggaagaataaaatatatagtatagtatagcaggAATATTGggaaatgatttttaaaaaaaatgtttttgtattctTGCGCTGTATTTCagtccaactttttttttctgtgtccatAAAAGCACCAAGGAAACACTTCTGGCCCAAAAACCGTGGCAGTTTTTGCCACTTTGTCCTGTACAAGGAGAATAAAGACACCATGGACGCCATCAATGTGCTTTCAAAGTTCCTCAGGTCTGATTGCAGCacttttcatttgctttgtaACAAAGTGATCATATAGCAATTGGAGATAGACCAATAGTCTATTTGCCCAGTGAAATGTTTGTAGTATAGAACCATTATGACGATGCATTTCTTTCTAGGCTCAGACCCAACATGTTTTCCTACATGGGAACCAAGGACAAGAGAGCCATCACTGTGCAGGAGATTGCTGTGCTCAAGTGAGTTTGTGTGATACTGAAGGGAAATCACTACATTttagtgctgtttttttgttttttttccccaaattttCTGAGGATGATTGTGAATGGCTGATACTGAATATGTTTCATCCTGCCGGTGCAGGAGGTGTCTCTGCCGTTATCAGGCAGATGATCTGTGGATGAGCTCGTTGCTCTGGAGCAGTAATTAAAGAAATCTTTCCTCTGTGTCCCAACAGGATCACAGCGGAGAGGTTGGCTCACCTCAACAAGTGCCTCATGAACCTCAAGCTGGGAAACTTTAGCTACAAAAACCATCCTCTAAAGCTCGGGGAGCTGCAGGGAAACCACTTCACTGTGGTCATCAGGTCAGACAGGAGTTTTGTTAACGTGTTATACCTCATTCCTGTGATTTGCTGTGGATGCTGAGTAGCTGTAAACTGGAGGACACATCCAGACAGTTGAAATCTTAATGAAAATTAGTAGTTGGGTAGTTTGCTAACAAAAAGAGGGGAACATACTACACAATAGAAACGAGTCATACCTCAAATTTGGGCTACCTAACTACGTTGCAGGACCACGTTTAAATTTGTTCATATTCTAGTTCTCTGATGTAATCATTATGGTCAAAGTGCACTCGCTAACAAACACTACGTCTACGATTCTATGACTGACGAATAAGTAATAAACTGTTACCTCAGTGTGAGTCTTGTAGCATCTCCTGGTGTTAAATTAATTCACTTTCACCGCCATGTCGGTGAACTCTCAGATCTGTGGGCGAAGTCCCCcggatttttatttaaatttggaaatcccttttatctagtttttcttttagttttgcTTCTTGCCTCCATTTTGTAAAAAAGATACAGTATTCTCTCTGAACATACTGTGTCTAGTGTGTGTTAACACTGTATAACTTGTTGATGTCTTTGTGTATCAGGAACATCTCAGGAACAGATGAGCAGGTCCATCAGGCCCTGACATCCCTCAAGCAGACAGGTTTCATCAACTATTATGGCATGCAGCGCTTCGGCACCACAGCTGTGCCTACGCAGCACGTCGGCAGGTAAGGTCGTGACATAGAAACACTGGCATGAATTATGACAGGATGGTTTATTCAAGTGTTGTTTCCTCCTTTTGTTTGGGACAGAGCCATCTTGAGAAATGACTGGAACGAGGTGGTGGATTTGATTCTGAAACCTCGTCCTGGAGGTAACaaactttgatttatttattattttttactctattttcttccctctgtaaagtatttaaaatttttcctccatctttattGCTCTCTTCAGCAGAGAAAGAGTTCCTGGTCCGCTGCAGGGAGGAGTGGGCGAAGACTCAGGACCCGGAGGCAGCCCTGAAAAAGCTGCCCAACAAGCGCTGTGTGGAGGGGCAGCTGCTGCGAGGCCTGTCTATGTACGGCAAGAAGAACATCGTCACCGCCTTTGGACTGGTTGGTTTTATGCTAATAAtggaacaacatgaaaaaagagTCCAAAGTTACCAAAAATTCCAGTTACATTGGGCAGATGCCATGTATAACCGGATGAATGAGATAAAGCAGGATGCTACTTGGAAAAGAGCTCTCAGTACATTAACACATTAaccaatgttttatttacatccaGCAAGACAAGTTTCTACTCTCTCTGAtgactgctgttttctttttcccccacAGATCCCCCGTAACAACCGTCTGATGTACATCCACAGTTACCAGAGCGTGGTGTGGAACACGATGGTGAGCCGGAGGATCGAAGCCTTCGGCCTGAAGGCGGTTGAGGGGGACCTGGTGCTCAGAGGAAGTTAGTGgttcatcttttctttcagctcactaatgttgattttgacattttgggaaataggccttttttctttcttatgtgAAAATCCCAATTTTCTAGGGTTTGattggattaaacaaataagaaattacattttaacagGTCTGGTAGGCAGATTTAGTTCCTCTGACCGAGCCAGGCTAGCCATGTccatctgttttcagtctttatgcaaCACTAAGCTAAcatcatattttacatacaGTCAGAGCATATTATTGATGCTCATTTAATTTTCAGCTAGACAGCAAATATGCATTTCTCACAATGGTTTTCACTGTAGCTTCTTTAAAGAATCTTATCCAAAGAATcttaaatatattaaacattttaactaATAAACTGTAagtgttttccaaaatgttattattattattattattattattattattattattattattattattatttttattattgttttgtagGTCCTCCAAAAGCATCCAAAACAAAGCATTTCCAATTTGTCAACCTGCTATTATCCGAATTAGGTTTATAGGAGATATAATATTGCAGATTTCCAACCAATAATCAGTGTCGTTTGACCGGCTGTGGCAAATATCAAATcatgtaaaatgtgtgtaataATCATGGGATTATTGACTATTGACTATTGACGTTGTCTGTGATCTGTTCATGAAGCCACAGCACATGTGCTGTCTGCAGAGGAGGCTGAGAGTCACACCATCCATGACATTGTGATGCCACTCCCTGGGTTTGACGTCATTTACCCCGCTCACCACGGTAAGAAGCGGCTCTGTGTGATTTTGATAGCTGTAAAAATAACATTGGGTGGTTTTAACACCAATAATTACACGAATATGGTCACACATGGTTCCTCTATCTTACATACCCAGACATTCACCCGAGGGGCTTTTAAACTCTTTTAATCTTAAATGGGTAAAAATGTTAACAAGAAAAACTGCTGATAAAAAGGTACATGAAAGAAAtgtacaacaaaataaacatatcaGAACTGACtagaagaagaaacaggatTAAAGGAACGTATTAAGTGAATCTACAGCAGAAAcataaatgaaaggaaaatattaaatatttgaattaGTTGTGTTGCATCATCAATAATTGttatgtgtttctgtcagtggGTAAAGGTTACAGGGAGCTGCTCTCTGCAGACAAGCTGGACATCGACAACATGAGGCACAAAGTGAAGGACTACTCTCTGGCTGGAGCCTACAGACGCATCATCATCAGACCCAGCGATGTCAGCTGGTTAGCAGACCTCTCCAGTGTCTTATCTTTAAATGCACCAACACTTAAAATAATGCAGCTGTTAATTGCGTACTGCGGTTATTTCAGTGCTGTAATTGTGCATAGTGGTCTATATAAactggtgtgttgtggtgtttctgtctgttgtgtgcAGGGAGGTGATTCAGTATGACGACCCCAGGATCTCCCTGGTGCACAGTGATTTTGAGAAACTGGAGAACAAACCTGCCCCAGTCTTCAACAAAGGTAAGTTCATGTTTGCCTGTTTGTCTttaaactgctttctgggtAGATCTGTGGACCACCATCAAATGTTTTTCCCAGTGTGATTCAGTTAAAAGCCTTTTCGGGGAATTTATTACAGATAGtagagaggaaatgagggagAGTCAACAAAGATTTCCGGCAAGACTCAGAAATGTAGCTGTTCATGGTCGTGAATCAGTTTATGCAGCTAGTTGGACActtataaatatatgtattattattattattattattattacatgtgTAAAACTGTAGGAGATCAGTTTAAACAGATTTTGTCCAGATTTTATTTCTTGCTccaaagaaaacagttttcttgTAACAGCAGGTTACAGTAAATAAGGTCCAGTGAAGGGCAGCTCAAAATACGCTTCTACTTCAAAGAcgatggggggaaaaaattgTGACACCATGCAAATTAGTTGCTGAGCATGCAGCAGAGGTCTTCAAAgctattgaaaaataaaaacaataaatggtCAAACTTAAGCCTGTTGATGCTGTTTTCACCCACAAAAATCCTCAAAATCTTCACTGGTaagatttcacattttctgttgttttttaaataaaaactagatCTATTGAGACAAGGACATGCAATAGCTGGACTGTACCATGTCCATCAGTTTTCTAGAGCAGAAATAATAAATTTTTCAAGTAGTAATGCCAAATAGTTGATGTCCCAGCATGAGAAATTGCTGCTTGTTCTTGTTTTGCATCATGGTAAACTGGATATCTTTGGGTTGTAGACTGTTGGTCGGACTAAACAATATGTTTCTAACGCCACCGCAGGCTCTGAGAAAATtcctttttcactgttttctgacatttaaatgattattggagaaaataattaatttaatggaAATAACTGTTGGTTGCAGCCCTggggtttttccttttttaacttCGATGACGGTGGCATACGCTTAGAAAGCCAATAATATGTTAATATTATAAGGTGTAAAGATGCATGAATCAGTAACCTCATGTCTTGACTCCATAAAATAGATATCAAGAGCACAAGGTTGTTTGTAGGGCGGtaactaacgattatttttattattacctgttgattattttgtcagattAATGTCAGAAGattgaaaaatgtccatcacaggtTCTCATAGTCcagtgagacaaaacaaaagaggaataTCTTGTTTTTGTCCCAAAACCCCAAAGATATTAATTTTACTAATTgttacattttgagaaaaaaaaaaaaactgattatcTAAATAGTTTCAGATTAATGttgcatacatacagtacagtgtttcTTTCCATTACCCAACAGAGGGGAAGTACCGGGCTCTGCGGATGGAgttttctctgcctccttcaacGTATGCTACTATGGCAATCCGAGAGGTCCTCAAGTTGGACA from Seriola aureovittata isolate HTS-2021-v1 ecotype China chromosome 10, ASM2101889v1, whole genome shotgun sequence encodes:
- the pus7 gene encoding pseudouridylate synthase 7 homolog isoform X2, with product MAESEPVPVQVGEKRGCPENKGENTPSKKPRVESDHENGGPPHQDEEEELEGEAGEGEEDGETFANMMKHGLTELDVGILKYVSDHEGFSGILKERYSDFVVHEINKQGKTVHLDDLSIPAVAEEVPEAEQQPNESDVLTEEQKKELGELQLFKNKEGNVSIEVMDDTKEKRTLVHKAIKTQFPGLETKTEEKEGRKFIVAYHAAGKKALAAPRKHFWPKNRGSFCHFVLYKENKDTMDAINVLSKFLRLRPNMFSYMGTKDKRAITVQEIAVLKITAERLAHLNKCLMNLKLGNFSYKNHPLKLGELQGNHFTVVIRNISGTDEQVHQALTSLKQTGFINYYGMQRFGTTAVPTQHVGRAILRNDWNEVVDLILKPRPGAEKEFLVRCREEWAKTQDPEAALKKLPNKRCVEGQLLRGLSMYGKKNIVTAFGLIPRNNRLMYIHSYQSVVWNTMVSRRIEAFGLKAVEGDLVLRGTTAHVLSAEEAESHTIHDIVMPLPGFDVIYPAHHVGKGYRELLSADKLDIDNMRHKVKDYSLAGAYRRIIIRPSDVSWEVIQYDDPRISLVHSDFEKLENKPAPVFNKEGKYRALRMEFSLPPSTYATMAIREVLKLDTSIKKQTQLNTTWFN
- the pus7 gene encoding pseudouridylate synthase 7 homolog isoform X1 translates to MAESEPVPVQVGEKRGCPENKGENTPSKKPRVESDHENGGPPHQDEEEELEGEAGEGEEDGETFANMMKHGLTELDVGILKYVSDHEGFSGILKERYSDFVVHEINKQGKTVHLDDLSIPAVAEEVPEAEQQPNESDVLTEEQKKELGELQLFKNKEGNVSIEVMDDTKEKRTLVHKAIKTQFPGLETKTEEKEGRKFIVAYHAAGKKALAEVKTTAAPRKHFWPKNRGSFCHFVLYKENKDTMDAINVLSKFLRLRPNMFSYMGTKDKRAITVQEIAVLKITAERLAHLNKCLMNLKLGNFSYKNHPLKLGELQGNHFTVVIRNISGTDEQVHQALTSLKQTGFINYYGMQRFGTTAVPTQHVGRAILRNDWNEVVDLILKPRPGAEKEFLVRCREEWAKTQDPEAALKKLPNKRCVEGQLLRGLSMYGKKNIVTAFGLIPRNNRLMYIHSYQSVVWNTMVSRRIEAFGLKAVEGDLVLRGTTAHVLSAEEAESHTIHDIVMPLPGFDVIYPAHHVGKGYRELLSADKLDIDNMRHKVKDYSLAGAYRRIIIRPSDVSWEVIQYDDPRISLVHSDFEKLENKPAPVFNKEGKYRALRMEFSLPPSTYATMAIREVLKLDTSIKKQTQLNTTWFN